Proteins encoded by one window of Taeniopygia guttata chromosome 1A, bTaeGut7.mat, whole genome shotgun sequence:
- the TCF20 gene encoding transcription factor 20 isoform X3 produces the protein MQSFREQSSYHGNQQSYPQEVHTSSRLEEFSPRQQAQMFQSFGGGAGSGRRGATGASTAMPGESSGHQSYQGFRKEAGEFYYMAANKDPVVSGGQQPPQRRPSGPVQSYGPPQGSSFGSQYGSEGHVGQFQTQHSTLGGVSHYQQDYTGPFSPGSAQYQQQASSQQQQVQQLRQQIYQSHQPLPQASSQSASSTSHLQPMQRPSTLPSSASGYQLRVGQFSQHYQPPSSSSSSSFPSPQRFGQSGQNYDGSYNVNSGSQYEGHAVGSNAQAYGTQSNYSFQTQPMKSFEQSKLPQSGQQGQQQQHPPQHVMQYSNAATKHSLQSQVGQYSQTEVPVRSPMQFHQNFSPISNPSPAASVVQSPSCSSTPSPLMPGGENLQCGQGNMSMGSRNRILQMMPQLSPTPSMMPSPNAHAGGFKGFGLEGLQEKRLTDPGLSSLSALSSQVANLPNTVQHMLLSDALAPQKKSSKRSSSSKKADSCTNSEGSSQAEEQLKSPMAESLDGGCSSSSEDHGERVRQLSGQSTSSDTTYKGGNLERPNSSPAQGSQNEPSKLSSSPAAREDVASPDGKEAVVAVENAPKVNEKAVGVIVSREAMTGRVEKSGGQDKPAQDDASTAPQAPASTSGAKEAGHAGTQQETQGGGKGSKSGDNTNHNGEGNSQPGHAVVGPNFPARTESSKSPGSLRYSYKDNIAPGIQRSIGGFPQYPSGQEKGDFAGHSERKGRNEKFPSLLQEVLQGYHHHPDRRYSRNAQEHSGMAGSLEGAMRPNVLISQTNELTNRGLLNKSMGSLLEGPHWGPWDRKSSSAAPDMKQINLADYPIARKFDVESQSAAHEAGALSERRSVICDISPLRQLVRDPGPHPIGHMGPEARSGRSERLAPGLSQSVILPGGLVSMETKMKAHSGQIKEEDFEQSKSSASLNNKKTGDHCHPAGIKHESFRGNASPGAAVSDAAPDYMPQQDNRSTQMRRGPGRTGRGKSPSQYQDLADKLKMSPGRSRGPGADLHHMNPHMTLSERVSRGSLHSVYPQNSEGPSLASAYHTNARPHAFGDPSQSLNSQYHYKRQIYQQQQEEYKDWASSAAQGVIAAAQHRQEGARKSPRQQQFLERVRSPLKNDKDGMMYLPGSSYHDTGSQEAGRCVMGSDSTQSKCTELKHGSQKLQHHESGWDLSRQTSPAKSSGPLGAANQKRFCPQESDGHRREESTDLPKPSNAMLRLPGQEDQSPQNPLIMRRRVRSFISPIPTKRHDMKNSGSEDKGRLMTSAKEGADKTYNSYAHSSQSQDAGKSVAKGDSFKDLPSPDNRNCPAVSLTSPAKTKILPPRKGRGLKLEAIVQKITSPNIRRSVSANSAETGPDTVTLDDILSLKSGPEGGNVAGHGPEAEKRKGEISDQVGPASQDTTGEKTVPRSSEEWQSSEDDKNKKEVPETTSIGKEGAGSSAAPPPSQKSSGQGRSDGSVSGAGTLTFSDSKTISPSSVFISEPNPKSEEKDGDLTNISPKPDGFPPKGYFPSGKKKGRPIGSVNKQKKQQQQQQLPVPPPPPPAPSQPAEGVGAGEPKPKRQRRERRKPAAQPRKRKPRRAAPIVEPQEPEIKLKYATQSVDKTDSKNKSFFPYIHVVNKCELGAVCTIINAEEEEQNKLVRGRKGQRSSTPPPSNAESKVLPTSTFMLQGPVVTESSVLGHLVCCLCGKWASYRNMGDLFGPFYPQDYAATLPKNPPPKRATEMQSKVKVRHKSASNGSKTDTEEEEEQQQQKEQRSLAAHPRFKRRHRSEDCSGASRSLSRGASCKKATTDGGSGGEKTPLDSKPSVPTSEGGTELELQIPELPLDSNEFWVHEGCILWANGIYLVCGRLYGLQEAVEIAREMKCSHCQEPGATLGCYNKGCSFRYHYPCAIDADCLLNEENFSVRCPKHKVRLLR, from the exons GAGTGCCCAGTATCAGCAGCAGGCTTctagccagcagcagcaggtgcagcAGCTGAGACAGCAGATATATCAATCTCATCAGCCTTTACCCCAGGCTTCCAGCCAGTCTGCTTCTAGCACCTCACACTTGCAGCCAATGCAGCGTCCATCCACCCTGCCTTCCTCTGCTTCAGGCTACCAGTTACGAGTGGGTCAGTTCAGCCAACACTATCAGCCACCTTcgtcatcctcctcctcctctttcccttccccacagcgTTTTGGCCAGTCAGGACAGAATTATGACGGAAGCTACAATGTGAATTCTGGGTCGCAGTACGAAGGCCATGCTGTGGGTTCCAATGCGCAGGCCTATGGGACCCAGTCAAACTACAGCTTTCAAACTCAACCGATGAAAAGCTTTGAGCAATCTAAGCTGCCCCAAagtgggcagcaggggcagcagcaacagcaccCACCTCAGCACGTAATGCAGTATTCAAATGCTGCCACCAAACACTCTCTTCAAAGTCAAGTGGGACAATATAGCCAGACTGAAGTTCCCGTAAGGTCACCGATGCAGTTCCACCAAAACTTCAGTCCAATCTCCAATCCATCGCCTGCTGCATCTGTGGTTCAGTCTCCAAGCTGCAGCTCTACCCCTTCTCCACTCATGCCAGGTGGAGAAAATCTCCAGTGTGGGCAAGGCAACATGTCCATGGGTTCTCGAAACCGGATCCTGCAGATGATGCCTCAGCTTAGTCCTACACCATCTATGATGCCAAGTCCCAATGCTCATGCGGGTGGATTCAAGGGGTTTGGACTGGAAGGACTGCAGGAAAAAAGGCTCACAGATCCAGGACTGAGCAGCCTGAGTGCTCTAAGTTCTCAAGTTGCTAATCTGCCCAACACAGTCCAGCACATGCTGCTCTCGGATGCCTTGGCACCTCAGAAAAAAAGTTCCAAAAGATCATCCTCTTCCAAGAAGGCTGACAGCTGCACCAACTCAGAAGGCTCCTCCCAGGCAGAGGAGCAACTCAAGTCTCCCATGGCAGAGTCTCTGGATGGTGGCTGTTCCAGTAGTTCAGAAGATCATGGGGAAAGGGTGAGACAGCTGAGTGGCCAGAGCACCAGCTCAGACACCACTTACAAAGGGGGTAATTTAGAGAGACCCAACTCCTCACCAGCACAAGGCTCTCAGAATGAGCCATCAAAACTCAGCAGCAGTCCTGCAGCTAGGGAAGATGTGGCCTCCCCTGATGGGAAGGAAGCTGTAGTGGCTGTGGAAAATGCCCCAAAAGTTAATGAAAAGGCTGTTGGGGTGATTGTCTCCCGGGAAGCCATGACAGGAAGAGTAGAAAAGTCAGGTGGACAAGATAAACCTGCACAAGATGATGCTTCCACAGCCCCTCAAGCACCAGCTAGCACTAGTGGAGCAAAAGAAGCTGGGCATGCAGGGACTCAGCAAGAAACTCAAGGAGGAGGTAAAGGGAGCAAAAGTGGCGATAACACTAACCATAATGGGGAGGGGAACAGTCAGCCTGGTCATGCAGTTGTTGGGCCAAATTTTCCTGCAAGAACAGAATCTTCCAAGTCTCCTGGCAGTTTAAGATACAGCTACAAGGATAATATAGCACCTGGTATACAGAGAAGTATCGGTGGCTTTCCACAGTATCCATCTGGTCAAGAAAAGGGGGATTTTGCAGGGCATAGTGAGCGCAAAGGCCGTAATGAGAAGTTTCCTAGCCTCCTACAGGAGGTTTTACAGGGGTACCACCATCATCCAGATAGAAGGTATTCTAGGAACGCGCAGGAGCATTCTGGGATGGCGGGGAGTTTGGAGGGAGCCATGAGACCCAATGTTTTAATTAGTCAAACCAATGAATTGACCAATAGAGGCCTCTTAAACAAAAGCATGGGGTCTCTCCTGGAAGGCCCTCACTGGGGTCCCTGGGATAGGAAGTCTAGCAGTGCAGCTCCAGACATGAAGCAGATAAATTTAGCTGATTACCCTATTGCTAGAAAGTTCGATGTAGAGTCTCAGTCTGCTGCCCATGAGGCAGGAGCCCTCTCAGAGAGGAGATCAGTGATCTGTGACATATCTCCATTAAGGCAACTTGTAAGAGATCCTGGCCCTCACCCCATAGGGCACATGGGTCCCGAGGCCAGAAGCGGAAGGAGTGAACGTCTTGCCCCTGGCTTGAGCCAGTCAGTAATACTCCCTGGTGGTTTAGTATCCATGGAAACAAAGATGAAAGCTCACAGTGGGCAAATAAAGGAAGAAGATTTTGAACAGTCAAAGAGCTCAGCTAGTctcaacaataaaaaaacaggAGACCATTGTCATCCTGCTGGCATCAAGCATGAATCTTTCCGAGGGAatgccagccctggagcagcagtcTCTGATGCTGCTCCAGACTACATGCCCCAGCAGGACAACAGATCAACACAGATGAGACGAGGACCTGGCAGAACTGGAAGGGGTAAATCACCCTCTCAATATCAGGATCTTGCTGATAAGCTGAAAATGTCACCAGGCAGAAGCAGAGGCCCAGGGGCAGATCTGCATCACATGAACCCACACATGACACTATCTGAAAGAGTTAGCAGGGGTTCCTTGCATTCTGTCTACCCTCAGAATTCGGAAGGCCCATCTCTGGCTTCAGCATATCACACAAATGCTAGGCCTCATGCTTTTGGTGACCCCAGCCAGAGTCTGAATTCCCAGTATCATTACAAGAGACAGATATACCAGCAACAGCAAGAAGAATACAAAGATTGGGCAAGCAGCGCTGCTCAGGGTGTGattgctgcagctcagcacaggcaggaagGAGCAAGGAAGAGCCCAAGACaacagcagtttctggaaaGAGTAAGGAGTCCCTTAAAAAATGACAAGGATGGAATGATGTACCTTCCAGGCAGCTCTTACCATGATACTGGAAGCCAGGAAGCTGGGCGCTGTGTCATGGGGAGTGACAGTACTCAGAGCAAATGCACCGAACTGAAACATGGCAGCCAGAAATTGCAGCATCATGAATCTGGTTGGGACCTCTCTCGGCAAACTTCTCCTGCCAAAAGCAGTGGCCCTCTTGGAGCAGCCAACCAAAAAAGATTTTGCCCTCAAGAAAGCGATGGGCATCGACGAGAGGAATCTACAGATTTGCCCAAGCCTAGTAATGCTATGCTTaggctccctggccaggaggaCCAGTCTCCGCAAAACCCATTAATTATGAGGAGGAGGGTCCGTTCTTTCATCTCTCCTATCCCTACCAAAAGACATGATATGAAGAACAGTGGCAGTGAAGATAAAGGGCGACTGATGACTTCAGCAAAAGAAGGAGCCGATAAAACATACAACTCCTATGCCCATTCATCTCAAAGCCAAGATGCTGGCAAGTCAGTTGCAAAGGGAGATTCCTTCAAGGACCTGCCAAGTCCTGATAATAGGAATTGTCCTGCTGTGTCCCTCACAAGCCCGGCGAAGACCAAAATACTGCCCCCAAGAAAGGGGCGAGGATTAAAACTGGAAGCTATTGTTCAGAAAATTACATCTCCCAATATCAGGAGAAGTGTTTCTGCCAACAGTGCTGAAACTGGTCCAGATACTGTCACTCTTGATGACATCCTGTCCCTCAAGAGTGGGCCTGAAGGAGGAAATGTGGCTGGACATGGACCAGAGgctgagaaaagaaaaggagagataTCAGATCAAGTGGGGCCAGCAAGCCAGGATACAACAGGTGAAAAAACTGTTCCAAGATCTTCAGAAGAGTGGCAAAGCAGCGAGGatgataaaaacaaaaaagaggtCCCTGAAACCACCAGTATTGGCAAAGAGGGAGCAGGATCCAGTGCAGCACCACCACCTTCTCAGAAGTCAAGTGGTCAGGGAAGGTCTGATGGATCTGTAAGTGGAGCTGGAACTCTGACCTTTTCTGACTCAAAAACAATTTCCCCTTCCAGTGTGTTCATTTCTGAACCAAATCCAAAGTCTGAGGAAAAAGATGGAGATTTGACAAACATTTCACCCAAGCCAGATGGTTTCCCTCCAAAGGGATATTTCCCCtctggaaagaagaaagggCGGCCAATTGGGAGTGTGAACAaacagaagaagcagcagcaacagcagcagctacCTGTGCCCCCGCCTCCCCCACCAGCACCATCACAACCTGCAGAAGGGGTGggtgctggtgagccaaagcCCAAGAGGCAAAGGAGGGAGAGGCGCaaacctgcagcacagccacgGAAGCGGAAGCCTAGACGGGCTGCTCCAATCGTGGAGCCTCAAGAACCAGAGATCAAGCTTAAATATGCTACCCAGTCTGTAGATAAAACTGACTCCAAGAATAAGTCCTTTTTCCCTTATATTCATGTGGTAAACAAGTGTGAATTAGGCGCTGTGTGCACAATCATAAATgcggaggaagaggagcagaacAAATTGGTGAGGGGTCGGAAAGGACAGAGGTCTTCAACGCCCCCTCCTAGCAATGCGGAGAGCAAAGTGCTGCCCACCTCAACTTTCATGCTGCAAGGCCCTGTAGTAACGGAGTCTTCTGTCTTGGGGCACCTGGTTTGCTGCCTGTGTGGCAAATGGGCCAGCTATCGTAACATGGGTGACCTCTTTGGTCCTTTCTACCCCCAGGATTACGCAGCTACCTTGCCCAAGAATCCGCCTCCAAAGAGGGCCACAGAAATGCAGAGCAAGGTCAAGGTACGGCACAAAAGTGCTTCTAATGGTTCCAAGACAGATactgaagaggaggaggaacagcAACAACAGAAGGAACAAAGAAGCCTGGCTGCTCATCCCCGCTTTAAGAGGCGGCACCGCTCTGAGGACTGTAGCGGAGCCTCTCGGTCACTTTCAAGGGGAGCTTCTTGTAAAAAAGCAACCACTGATGGTGGCAGTGGTGGTGAAAAGACTCCTTTGGACTCAAAACCGTCTGTGCCCACTTCAGAAGGTGGCACTGAGCTGGAGTTACAAATTCCTGAACTACCTCTTGACAGCAATGAATTTTGGGTCCATGAGGGTTGTATTCTCTGGGCCAATGGGATCTACCTGGTCTGTGGCAGGCTCTATGGGCTGCAGGAAGCTGTGGAGATTGCGAGAGAAATG AAATGTTCCCATTGCCAGGAACCGGGAGCCACCTTAGGCTGCTACAACAAAGGCTGCTCCTTCCGATACCATTACCCATGTGCCATCGATGCAG
- the TCF20 gene encoding transcription factor 20 isoform X2: MQSFREQSSYHGNQQSYPQEVHTSSRLEEFSPRQQAQMFQSFGGGAGSGRRGATGASTAMPGESSGHQSYQGFRKEAGEFYYMAANKDPVVSGGQQPPQRRPSGPVQSYGPPQGSSFGSQYGSEGHVGQFQTQHSTLGGVSHYQQDYTGPFSPGSAQYQQQASSQQQQVQQLRQQIYQSHQPLPQASSQSASSTSHLQPMQRPSTLPSSASGYQLRVGQFSQHYQPPSSSSSSSFPSPQRFGQSGQNYDGSYNVNSGSQYEGHAVGSNAQAYGTQSNYSFQTQPMKSFEQSKLPQSGQQGQQQQHPPQHVMQYSNAATKHSLQSQVGQYSQTEVPVRSPMQFHQNFSPISNPSPAASVVQSPSCSSTPSPLMPGGENLQCGQGNMSMGSRNRILQMMPQLSPTPSMMPSPNAHAGGFKGFGLEGLQEKRLTDPGLSSLSALSSQVANLPNTVQHMLLSDALAPQKKSSKRSSSSKKADSCTNSEGSSQAEEQLKSPMAESLDGGCSSSSEDHGERVRQLSGQSTSSDTTYKGGNLERPNSSPAQGSQNEPSKLSSSPAAREDVASPDGKEAVVAVENAPKVNEKAVGVIVSREAMTGRVEKSGGQDKPAQDDASTAPQAPASTSGAKEAGHAGTQQETQGGGKGSKSGDNTNHNGEGNSQPGHAVVGPNFPARTESSKSPGSLRYSYKDNIAPGIQRSIGGFPQYPSGQEKGDFAGHSERKGRNEKFPSLLQEVLQGYHHHPDRRYSRNAQEHSGMAGSLEGAMRPNVLISQTNELTNRGLLNKSMGSLLEGPHWGPWDRKSSSAAPDMKQINLADYPIARKFDVESQSAAHEAGALSERRSVICDISPLRQLVRDPGPHPIGHMGPEARSGRSERLAPGLSQSVILPGGLVSMETKMKAHSGQIKEEDFEQSKSSASLNNKKTGDHCHPAGIKHESFRGNASPGAAVSDAAPDYMPQQDNRSTQMRRGPGRTGRGKSPSQYQDLADKLKMSPGRSRGPGADLHHMNPHMTLSERVSRGSLHSVYPQNSEGPSLASAYHTNARPHAFGDPSQSLNSQYHYKRQIYQQQQEEYKDWASSAAQGVIAAAQHRQEGARKSPRQQQFLERVRSPLKNDKDGMMYLPGSSYHDTGSQEAGRCVMGSDSTQSKCTELKHGSQKLQHHESGWDLSRQTSPAKSSGPLGAANQKRFCPQESDGHRREESTDLPKPSNAMLRLPGQEDQSPQNPLIMRRRVRSFISPIPTKRHDMKNSGSEDKGRLMTSAKEGADKTYNSYAHSSQSQDAGKSVAKGDSFKDLPSPDNRNCPAVSLTSPAKTKILPPRKGRGLKLEAIVQKITSPNIRRSVSANSAETGPDTVTLDDILSLKSGPEGGNVAGHGPEAEKRKGEISDQVGPASQDTTGEKTVPRSSEEWQSSEDDKNKKEVPETTSIGKEGAGSSAAPPPSQKSSGQGRSDGSVSGAGTLTFSDSKTISPSSVFISEPNPKSEEKDGDLTNISPKPDGFPPKGYFPSGKKKGRPIGSVNKQKKQQQQQQLPVPPPPPPAPSQPAEGVGAGEPKPKRQRRERRKPAAQPRKRKPRRAAPIVEPQEPEIKLKYATQSVDKTDSKNKSFFPYIHVVNKCELGAVCTIINAEEEEQNKLVRGRKGQRSSTPPPSNAESKVLPTSTFMLQGPVVTESSVLGHLVCCLCGKWASYRNMGDLFGPFYPQDYAATLPKNPPPKRATEMQSKVKVRHKSASNGSKTDTEEEEEQQQQKEQRSLAAHPRFKRRHRSEDCSGASRSLSRGASCKKATTDGGSGGEKTPLDSKPSVPTSEGGTELELQIPELPLDSNEFWVHEGCILWANGIYLVCGRLYGLQEAVEIAREMKCSHCQEPGATLGCYNKGCSFRYHYPCAIDADCLLNEENFSVRCPKHKNKMVKGSLSTEQSERG; the protein is encoded by the exons GAGTGCCCAGTATCAGCAGCAGGCTTctagccagcagcagcaggtgcagcAGCTGAGACAGCAGATATATCAATCTCATCAGCCTTTACCCCAGGCTTCCAGCCAGTCTGCTTCTAGCACCTCACACTTGCAGCCAATGCAGCGTCCATCCACCCTGCCTTCCTCTGCTTCAGGCTACCAGTTACGAGTGGGTCAGTTCAGCCAACACTATCAGCCACCTTcgtcatcctcctcctcctctttcccttccccacagcgTTTTGGCCAGTCAGGACAGAATTATGACGGAAGCTACAATGTGAATTCTGGGTCGCAGTACGAAGGCCATGCTGTGGGTTCCAATGCGCAGGCCTATGGGACCCAGTCAAACTACAGCTTTCAAACTCAACCGATGAAAAGCTTTGAGCAATCTAAGCTGCCCCAAagtgggcagcaggggcagcagcaacagcaccCACCTCAGCACGTAATGCAGTATTCAAATGCTGCCACCAAACACTCTCTTCAAAGTCAAGTGGGACAATATAGCCAGACTGAAGTTCCCGTAAGGTCACCGATGCAGTTCCACCAAAACTTCAGTCCAATCTCCAATCCATCGCCTGCTGCATCTGTGGTTCAGTCTCCAAGCTGCAGCTCTACCCCTTCTCCACTCATGCCAGGTGGAGAAAATCTCCAGTGTGGGCAAGGCAACATGTCCATGGGTTCTCGAAACCGGATCCTGCAGATGATGCCTCAGCTTAGTCCTACACCATCTATGATGCCAAGTCCCAATGCTCATGCGGGTGGATTCAAGGGGTTTGGACTGGAAGGACTGCAGGAAAAAAGGCTCACAGATCCAGGACTGAGCAGCCTGAGTGCTCTAAGTTCTCAAGTTGCTAATCTGCCCAACACAGTCCAGCACATGCTGCTCTCGGATGCCTTGGCACCTCAGAAAAAAAGTTCCAAAAGATCATCCTCTTCCAAGAAGGCTGACAGCTGCACCAACTCAGAAGGCTCCTCCCAGGCAGAGGAGCAACTCAAGTCTCCCATGGCAGAGTCTCTGGATGGTGGCTGTTCCAGTAGTTCAGAAGATCATGGGGAAAGGGTGAGACAGCTGAGTGGCCAGAGCACCAGCTCAGACACCACTTACAAAGGGGGTAATTTAGAGAGACCCAACTCCTCACCAGCACAAGGCTCTCAGAATGAGCCATCAAAACTCAGCAGCAGTCCTGCAGCTAGGGAAGATGTGGCCTCCCCTGATGGGAAGGAAGCTGTAGTGGCTGTGGAAAATGCCCCAAAAGTTAATGAAAAGGCTGTTGGGGTGATTGTCTCCCGGGAAGCCATGACAGGAAGAGTAGAAAAGTCAGGTGGACAAGATAAACCTGCACAAGATGATGCTTCCACAGCCCCTCAAGCACCAGCTAGCACTAGTGGAGCAAAAGAAGCTGGGCATGCAGGGACTCAGCAAGAAACTCAAGGAGGAGGTAAAGGGAGCAAAAGTGGCGATAACACTAACCATAATGGGGAGGGGAACAGTCAGCCTGGTCATGCAGTTGTTGGGCCAAATTTTCCTGCAAGAACAGAATCTTCCAAGTCTCCTGGCAGTTTAAGATACAGCTACAAGGATAATATAGCACCTGGTATACAGAGAAGTATCGGTGGCTTTCCACAGTATCCATCTGGTCAAGAAAAGGGGGATTTTGCAGGGCATAGTGAGCGCAAAGGCCGTAATGAGAAGTTTCCTAGCCTCCTACAGGAGGTTTTACAGGGGTACCACCATCATCCAGATAGAAGGTATTCTAGGAACGCGCAGGAGCATTCTGGGATGGCGGGGAGTTTGGAGGGAGCCATGAGACCCAATGTTTTAATTAGTCAAACCAATGAATTGACCAATAGAGGCCTCTTAAACAAAAGCATGGGGTCTCTCCTGGAAGGCCCTCACTGGGGTCCCTGGGATAGGAAGTCTAGCAGTGCAGCTCCAGACATGAAGCAGATAAATTTAGCTGATTACCCTATTGCTAGAAAGTTCGATGTAGAGTCTCAGTCTGCTGCCCATGAGGCAGGAGCCCTCTCAGAGAGGAGATCAGTGATCTGTGACATATCTCCATTAAGGCAACTTGTAAGAGATCCTGGCCCTCACCCCATAGGGCACATGGGTCCCGAGGCCAGAAGCGGAAGGAGTGAACGTCTTGCCCCTGGCTTGAGCCAGTCAGTAATACTCCCTGGTGGTTTAGTATCCATGGAAACAAAGATGAAAGCTCACAGTGGGCAAATAAAGGAAGAAGATTTTGAACAGTCAAAGAGCTCAGCTAGTctcaacaataaaaaaacaggAGACCATTGTCATCCTGCTGGCATCAAGCATGAATCTTTCCGAGGGAatgccagccctggagcagcagtcTCTGATGCTGCTCCAGACTACATGCCCCAGCAGGACAACAGATCAACACAGATGAGACGAGGACCTGGCAGAACTGGAAGGGGTAAATCACCCTCTCAATATCAGGATCTTGCTGATAAGCTGAAAATGTCACCAGGCAGAAGCAGAGGCCCAGGGGCAGATCTGCATCACATGAACCCACACATGACACTATCTGAAAGAGTTAGCAGGGGTTCCTTGCATTCTGTCTACCCTCAGAATTCGGAAGGCCCATCTCTGGCTTCAGCATATCACACAAATGCTAGGCCTCATGCTTTTGGTGACCCCAGCCAGAGTCTGAATTCCCAGTATCATTACAAGAGACAGATATACCAGCAACAGCAAGAAGAATACAAAGATTGGGCAAGCAGCGCTGCTCAGGGTGTGattgctgcagctcagcacaggcaggaagGAGCAAGGAAGAGCCCAAGACaacagcagtttctggaaaGAGTAAGGAGTCCCTTAAAAAATGACAAGGATGGAATGATGTACCTTCCAGGCAGCTCTTACCATGATACTGGAAGCCAGGAAGCTGGGCGCTGTGTCATGGGGAGTGACAGTACTCAGAGCAAATGCACCGAACTGAAACATGGCAGCCAGAAATTGCAGCATCATGAATCTGGTTGGGACCTCTCTCGGCAAACTTCTCCTGCCAAAAGCAGTGGCCCTCTTGGAGCAGCCAACCAAAAAAGATTTTGCCCTCAAGAAAGCGATGGGCATCGACGAGAGGAATCTACAGATTTGCCCAAGCCTAGTAATGCTATGCTTaggctccctggccaggaggaCCAGTCTCCGCAAAACCCATTAATTATGAGGAGGAGGGTCCGTTCTTTCATCTCTCCTATCCCTACCAAAAGACATGATATGAAGAACAGTGGCAGTGAAGATAAAGGGCGACTGATGACTTCAGCAAAAGAAGGAGCCGATAAAACATACAACTCCTATGCCCATTCATCTCAAAGCCAAGATGCTGGCAAGTCAGTTGCAAAGGGAGATTCCTTCAAGGACCTGCCAAGTCCTGATAATAGGAATTGTCCTGCTGTGTCCCTCACAAGCCCGGCGAAGACCAAAATACTGCCCCCAAGAAAGGGGCGAGGATTAAAACTGGAAGCTATTGTTCAGAAAATTACATCTCCCAATATCAGGAGAAGTGTTTCTGCCAACAGTGCTGAAACTGGTCCAGATACTGTCACTCTTGATGACATCCTGTCCCTCAAGAGTGGGCCTGAAGGAGGAAATGTGGCTGGACATGGACCAGAGgctgagaaaagaaaaggagagataTCAGATCAAGTGGGGCCAGCAAGCCAGGATACAACAGGTGAAAAAACTGTTCCAAGATCTTCAGAAGAGTGGCAAAGCAGCGAGGatgataaaaacaaaaaagaggtCCCTGAAACCACCAGTATTGGCAAAGAGGGAGCAGGATCCAGTGCAGCACCACCACCTTCTCAGAAGTCAAGTGGTCAGGGAAGGTCTGATGGATCTGTAAGTGGAGCTGGAACTCTGACCTTTTCTGACTCAAAAACAATTTCCCCTTCCAGTGTGTTCATTTCTGAACCAAATCCAAAGTCTGAGGAAAAAGATGGAGATTTGACAAACATTTCACCCAAGCCAGATGGTTTCCCTCCAAAGGGATATTTCCCCtctggaaagaagaaagggCGGCCAATTGGGAGTGTGAACAaacagaagaagcagcagcaacagcagcagctacCTGTGCCCCCGCCTCCCCCACCAGCACCATCACAACCTGCAGAAGGGGTGggtgctggtgagccaaagcCCAAGAGGCAAAGGAGGGAGAGGCGCaaacctgcagcacagccacgGAAGCGGAAGCCTAGACGGGCTGCTCCAATCGTGGAGCCTCAAGAACCAGAGATCAAGCTTAAATATGCTACCCAGTCTGTAGATAAAACTGACTCCAAGAATAAGTCCTTTTTCCCTTATATTCATGTGGTAAACAAGTGTGAATTAGGCGCTGTGTGCACAATCATAAATgcggaggaagaggagcagaacAAATTGGTGAGGGGTCGGAAAGGACAGAGGTCTTCAACGCCCCCTCCTAGCAATGCGGAGAGCAAAGTGCTGCCCACCTCAACTTTCATGCTGCAAGGCCCTGTAGTAACGGAGTCTTCTGTCTTGGGGCACCTGGTTTGCTGCCTGTGTGGCAAATGGGCCAGCTATCGTAACATGGGTGACCTCTTTGGTCCTTTCTACCCCCAGGATTACGCAGCTACCTTGCCCAAGAATCCGCCTCCAAAGAGGGCCACAGAAATGCAGAGCAAGGTCAAGGTACGGCACAAAAGTGCTTCTAATGGTTCCAAGACAGATactgaagaggaggaggaacagcAACAACAGAAGGAACAAAGAAGCCTGGCTGCTCATCCCCGCTTTAAGAGGCGGCACCGCTCTGAGGACTGTAGCGGAGCCTCTCGGTCACTTTCAAGGGGAGCTTCTTGTAAAAAAGCAACCACTGATGGTGGCAGTGGTGGTGAAAAGACTCCTTTGGACTCAAAACCGTCTGTGCCCACTTCAGAAGGTGGCACTGAGCTGGAGTTACAAATTCCTGAACTACCTCTTGACAGCAATGAATTTTGGGTCCATGAGGGTTGTATTCTCTGGGCCAATGGGATCTACCTGGTCTGTGGCAGGCTCTATGGGCTGCAGGAAGCTGTGGAGATTGCGAGAGAAATG AAATGTTCCCATTGCCAGGAACCGGGAGCCACCTTAGGCTGCTACAACAAAGGCTGCTCCTTCCGATACCATTACCCATGTGCCATCGATGCAG